GGCCACGGTCGACCGGGTCCTCAACGGCCGGGGAGGAGTGCGCGAGAGCACCGCCCGTGAGGTGCACCAGGCCGTCCGGGACCTGGACCGGCAGCGGACGCAGGTGCGCATCGGCGGCCGTACGTTCATGGTCGACATCGTGATGCAGACCCCGGACCGGTTCTCCACCGCCGTCCGGGAGGCGCTGGAGGCCGAACTGCCGTCCCTGCACCCGGCGGTCGTACGGTCCCGCTTCCACTTCCGGGAGACGGGGCCGGCCGCGGAGATGGTGCGGGTGCTCGACCGGATCGGGCGGCGCGGCTCGCAGGGCGTGATCCTCAAGGCGCCGGACGTCCCGGAGGTCACCGCCGCCGTCGAACGGCTGGTCGCGGCCGGGATCCCGGTGGTCACCTACGTGACGGACCTGCCGGGCAGCCCGCGCTGCGCCTACGTCGGCATCGACAACCGGGCCGCCGGGGCGACCGCCGCGTATCTGCTGCGGCAGTGGCTCGGCGACCGGCCGGGGGCCGTACTGGTGACGATCAGCCGCAGCTTCTACCGCAACGAGGAGGAGCGCGAGATGGGGTTCCGCGGGGTGATGCGGGCGGTCGCGCCGCAGCGGGCCCTCGTGGAGGTCACCGACAGCGACGGCCTCGACGCGACCCAGCGGGACCTCGTCCTCGACGCGCTGGAGCGGGAGCCGGAGATCGCCGCCGTCTACTCCATCGGCGGCGGCAACACCGCGACGCTCGACGCCTTCGCCGCGCTCGGCCGTGCGCCGCATGTCTTCGTCGCCCACGACCTCGACCACGACAACACCCGGCTGCTGCGCGAGCACCGGCTCTCCGCCGTGCTCCACCACGACCTCCGCCAGGACGTCCGCCGCGCCTGCCAAACGATCATGCGCGCCCATCAGGCCCTCCCCGACGAGGGCCCGTTCCTGCCGTCGGCGATCCAGGTGGTGACGCCGTACAACATGCCGCCGGGGGCGGGAGCGGTCACCGGCTAGCGGTCACCGGCCGGCGTCACCGGCCGGCCGGGACGGGCGTCTCGGCCGTGGCGCGGAACGTACGCCGATACGTCAGCGGGGACACCCCGATCGCCGCGTGCAGATGCTGGCGCAGCGACGTGCCGGTGGCGAAGCCGACGTGGCCGGCGATCTCGTCGACCGGGAGGTCGGTGGACTCCAGGAGATGACGGGCGCGGGCCACCCGCTGCTGGACGAGCCAGCGGCCGGGGCTCACGCCGACCTCGTCGTTGAAGCGGCGGGCGAAGGTGCGCAGGCTCATCCGGGCGTGCCGGGCGAGGTCGGCCAGGGCGAGGGGCTCGTCGAGGCGTTCGAGGGCCCACTGCCGGGTGGCCGCGGTGCCGCTGGCCGGATCCTGGGGGACGGGCTGTTCGATGTACTGGGCCTGGCCGCCCTCCCGCCACGGCGGCACCACGCAGCGGCGGGCGACCCGGTTGGCGACCTCGCTGCCGTGGTCCCGGCGCACGAGATGCAGACAGAGGTCGATGCCGGAGGCGGCGCCGGCCGAGGTCAGGATGTCGCCGTCGTCGACGAACAGGACGTCCGGGTCCAGGTCGACCTGTGGGAAGCGGCTGCGGAACAGCTCGGCCAGCGCCCAGTGCGTGGTCGCGGGCCTGCCGTCGAGGAGACCGGCCGCGGCCAGGACGAAGGCACCCGTGCAGATGGACACCACCCGGGTGCCGGGCCTGATCCGGGCCAGGGCCGCCGCCACGGGCTCCGGCAGTTCCGTGGAGACCAGCCGGGCCGCCGCCGGAGAGACGCCGAACGACGGAACGATCACGGTGTCGGCCGTGGACAGCGCCTCGGGGCCGTGCTCGACGGCGATGGCGAAGTCGGCCGCCGAACGCACCGGGCGCCCGTCGACGGTGCAGGTCAGCACCTCGTACAGCCCCTCGGTCGCGTCGAAGATACGGCTCGGGACACCGAGTTCGAAGGGGTAGACCCCGTCGAGGGCGAGGACCGCCACACGGTGCGGGGAGGTCGTACGACCGGTCAGGCGACTCATACGACCAGTGTGGCACGATCTCATCGAATGATGGCCATCGTGCCATTGTCGTGATCGTCGGTCCCCCGCAGGCTGGACGGCATGACCGAAACCACCGTGAACGACACCGGCCGCGACGAGGCCACCATGCGAGCGATGACCCAGGACGCCTTCGGCGGACCGGAGGTACTGAGGGAGGCCGAACTGCCGCGTCCCGTGCCGGGACCGGGCGAGATCCTGGTCCGGGTGCACGCGGCCGGCGTCAACCCGACCGACTGGAAGAACCGTGCCTTCGGACTGTGGCAGCCCGAGCCGCTGCCGGTGCTCGGCTGGGACGTCTCCGGCGTCGTCGAGGAGGTCGGCCTCGGGGTCACCCTGTTCAAGGCCGGCGACGAGGTGTTCGGCATGCTGCCCTACCCGCACGGCGCGGGCGCGTACGCCGAGTACGCCAAGGCGCCCGCCCGGGCCTTCGCCCACAAACCGTCGAACATCGACCACGTCCAGGCGGGTGCGCTGCCGCTGGCCGCGCTCACCGCGTACCAGGCGCTCGTCGACACCGCCGACGTCCGGGAGGGGCAGCGGGTCCTGATCCACGCCGCCGCCGGGGGAGTGGGCCATCTCGCCGTGCAGATCGCCAAGGCGCGCGGCGCGTACGTCATCGGTACGGCCAGCGCCGGCAAGCACGAACTGCTGCGTGAACTGGGCGCGGACGAGCTGATCGACTACCGGACCACGGACTTCGTGGAGGTGGCCGGGGAGGTGGACGTCGTGCTGGACACCCTCGCCGGGGACGTCCGCACGCGATCCGTGGACGTGCTCGGGAAGGGCGGCACCCTCGTCTCGATCCTGCCGCTCGGCGGGGAGGAGGATGCCGAGAGGGCCGCCGCGCGGGGCGCACGGCTGGAGAAGCTGCTGGTCGAGGCCGACCACGGAGGTATGCGGGCCATCGCGGAACTCGTCGGGCAGGGCAAGCTGCGGGCCCATGTCGAGGCGGTCTTCCCGCTCGCCGAGGCGGCCAAGGCGCACGCCCTGGGGGAGACCGACCGGACGACCGGGAAGATCGTCCTCACGGTCGGCTGAAGCCCCGGAGCCGCTGGGGGCGTTGGAACCCCGGTCCGCCGCGTGCGGACCGCCGGGTCCGTCCCGCTCAGCTCGTGACGAGCTCGGCCGTCCGGCGCTCGACGGCCGGCTCGATGGTCACGGTCACCGTCTCGTGCACGGTGGCCGTGGCCCTGGCCGTGGCGGTTGCCGTGGCGGTTGCCGTCGTCGTGGCCGTCGGTTCGGCGGCGCCCTCGCGGTTGCGGAACAGCCAGACGACGTCCCGCCCGAACGACCAGAGCAGCGAGCCCAGGGCCAGCGCGACGAAGCCGAAGCCCGCCGCGTACGGCAGCAGACCGGACGCGGCGACCAGCAGGAACACACCCTGGACCGCGGCGACCGTCTTGCGGGCCATGCTGTGCGGCAGGGAGTTGTTCAGCCACGGGGCGACCTTGGCGGCGGCCACGAAGACGTACCGCATGAGACCGATCAGCAGCACCCACGGGCCCATCGACATGGAGACGTAGACGCTCAGCACCAGGATCAGGAACGCGTCGACCTCCATGTCGAAGCGGGCGCCCAGCGCGGTCGACGTCCCCGTCCGGCGGGCCACCTTGCCGTCGACGCCGTCCAGGATCAGCGCCACGGCGGTCAGGCCCACGAAGAGCGAGACCGGCGGCGAGCTCTGGAAGGAGTCGGCGACCAGCGCGGTCACGGCGCCGACGAGTATCGCCCTGCCGAGCGTGACCCGGTTCGCGGGGCCGAAGGTACGGGTCCGGGTGCGCAGCAGGGCGCGGTTGAGGACCGCCCAGGTGGCGAGCCCGAAGGCCAGCCCGGTCAGCCAGCCCGCCGGGCCCAGTCCGATCGCCGTGCCCAGGAAGGCGAGGAGCAGGACCTGGGCGCCCGCGCCCACGGTCGTCTCCGAGAGCAACAGCCGGCCGTCGTATGTGTTGATCAGGGCCACCGCATACCTTCCGAACGTGTGACAAGTGGATCATCGCCGCGTACCGTGTCCGCGAACTTCCACCGCTGCGTACGTGGCGAACCGCTCGACCGTTCACGGAGACGCACATGAAACCGACAGCCAATGCCTTCTGGCTACGCTCCCCCGGGCAGGGCGAGATCCGTGAGGAGGCCCTCGCGGCGCCCGCCGACGGCGAGGTCCTGGTCCGCGCGCTGTACTCAGGAGTCAGCCGGGGCACCGAGACGCTCGTGTTCCGCGGCCGCGTGCCCGAGAACCAGCGCGCGGCCATGCGCGCGCCCTTCCAGGAGGGCGACTTTCCCGCTCCCGTGAAGTACGGCTATCTCAGCGTCGGTCGGGTGGAAGAGGGGCCCGACGCACTGCTCGGCCGGACCGTCTTCTGTCTGTATCCGCACCAGAGCCGCTACGTCGTTCCGGTGAGCGCCGTCACCGTGGTGCCGGAGTCGGTTCCGGCGGCGCGTGCCGTGCTGGCCGGGACCGTGGAGACCGCCGTCAACGCCCTGTGGGACGCGGCGCCCCTCATCGGGGACCGGATCGCCGTCGTGGGCGGCGGCATGGTCGGCTGCTCGGTCGCCGCGCTCCTCGCGCGCTACCCGGGCGTGCGCGTCCAGCTCGTCGACGCGGACCCGGCGCGCGCCGATATCGCCCGCGCCCTCGGCGTGGACTTCGCGCTGCCCGAGGAGGCGCTGGGCGAGTGCGACCTCGTCGTGCACGCCAGCGCCAGCGAACAGGGCCTCGTGCGCTCCCTCGAACTCCTCGCCGACGAGGGCACGGTCATCGAGCTGAGCTGGTACGGCGACCGCCGCATCGCCCTGCCGCTCGGCGAGGCCTTCCACTCACGCCGGCTCACCGTCCGCAGCAGCCAGGTGGGAACCGTTTCCCCGGCCGGACGCGTCGGACGGACGTACGCGGACCGGCTGGCGCTCGCCCTCGAACTCCTCGCCGACGCGCGCTTCGACGCCCTCGTCACCGGGGAGTGCGCCTTCGAGGAACTCCCGGACGTGCTGCCGAAGCTCGCGAGCGGAGAGCTGCCCGGGATGTGCCACCGGGTGCGCTACGACGTCGAGTGAGCCCCTGAGTTGAGCGTTCCGGTTCGCCCCACCCGCCCCTGAACTGCCCGAACGGAACGCTGACCTCCGAAGAAACCGGAAAACTCGGCTGAACAACGGGTAGGGAGCAGCCGTACTACACGGCATGCCCCGGCCCGGGGGCAGACGTACCGCACTGGAGGGTCGTCCGTTGTTCAGCATCACCGTTCGCGATCACATCATGATCGCCCACAGCTTCCGCGGGGAGGTCTTCGGACCCGCGCAGCGCCTGCACGGCGCCACGTTCCTCGTGGACGCCACCTTCCGGCGCGCCGAACTGGACGACGACAACATCGTCGTAGACATCGGGCTGGCCACCCAGGAGCTCGGTGCCGTGGTGAGCGAGTTGAACTACCGCAACCTCGACAACGAGCCCGCCTTCGCCAACACCAACACCTCCACGGAGTTCCTGGCCAAGGTGATCGCGGACCGGCTCGCCGAGCGGATCCACAAGGGCGCCCTCGGGGAGAACGCCAAGGGCATCGCGAACCTCACGGTCACCCTGCACGAGTCGCACATCGCCTGGGCGAGTTACGAGCGTGCCCTGTGACCGACGTGACCATCGACCGGGCTGTCGTCGGCACCACCGCCCAGGCATCCGGTGCCACGGACGGGGTAAGCGGCGCCCAGGTGAAGGGCGGGGCTCAGGCGAACGGGGGAGAGCACGTGAGGCTCGGCTATGTGCCCGTGCAGAACGCGGCGCTGAAGAACGCCGCGATCATCCCCATGTCGCTGCGTTCCGTGCACTTCGTGATGCCGGGCGGCGTCGACGACCCCACCCGGCCCAGCGGCGGCAACGCCTACGACCGGCGGATCTGCCTCGACCTGCCCGGCTTCGGCTGGCAGGTGCACAAGCACGCGATCGGCGGCAGCTGGCCGCGCCCGGACGAGACGGCCCGCGCCGAACTCGCCCGCACGCTGAGCGAACTCCCCGACGGCACGGTCGTCCTGCTCGACGGGCTGGTCGCCTGCGGCGTCCCCGAGATCATCCTTCCCGAGGCCGAACGCCTCTGCCTGGCCGTGCTGGTGCACCTGCCGCTCGGCGACGAGACCGGCCTGGAGCCCGAACTCGCCGCCGAACTCGACGCCAAGGAGCGCACCACCCTGCGGGGTGTGTCCGCCGTGATCGCGACCAGCGAGTGGGCGGTCCGCAGACTCGTGTCCCACCACGGGCTCGCCCCCGAGCGGGTCCATGTCGCCGCCCCCGGCGCCGACATCGCCCCCCTCGCCTCCGGCACCGACGGCGTCTCCCGGCTGCTGTGCGTGGCCGCGGTCACCCCGCGCAAGGGGCAGCACCGGCTGGTCGAGGCCCTCGCGACCGTCACCGAACTGCGCTGGAGCTGCGTCCTGGTCGGCGGCCTCGACCAGGACCCGGAGTACGTCGACCACATCCGCTCGCTGATCGCGAAGTTCGGCCTGGAGGACCGCTTCCACCTCGCCGGACCGCAGGCCGGCGCGGAACTCGACGCCAGTTACGCCGCCGCCGACCTGATGGTCCTCACCTCCTACGCCGAGACCTACGGCATGGCGGTCACCGAAGCCCTCGCGCGCGGCATCCCCGTCCTCGCCACGGACGTCGGCGGACTCCCCGAGGCCGTCGGCCGCGCCCCCGACGGCGGGGTGCCCGGCATCCTCGTACCGCCGGAGAACCCCGCGGCCATCGCGGCGGAGCTGCGCGGCTGGTTCGGGGAGGCCGACGTGCGGCGCCGGTTGAAGGCGGCGGCGCGCGGACGCCGGGCCGCGCTGGACGGGTGGGCGACCACGGCCCGCAGCCTCGCCCATGTGCTGGGCAGGCTGCGGCACGAACCTCGGAGGGCCGCATGACCACTTCTGCCGATATGACCATGTCCGCGGGCGGGCCCCTGTCGACGGGCGGACCGCTGTCGACGGGCGCGACCGGCTCTTCGGGTACGCCCGCGGCGGCCGGGCCGGTCGGCCCGGCCGGTGTCGCCGCCGGGGCCCCCGTCGGCGGGGTGCTGAGCATGGCGGGACGCGGGGGAGACACGCCGGCGCCCGAGGACCACCAGTACGCGCCGCAGTGGCTGGAGTTGCGCGAGAGCGCCGACGCCGACGCCCGTGCGGTGGATCTGCTCGACCCGCTGCGGATCCGCCTCGCGAACCTGCCCGGTCGTGCCACCGGGCTGACCGTGCACGACCTCGGCTGCGGCACCGGCTCCATGGGCCGCTGGCTCGCGCCCCGACTGGACGGCGCCCAGCGCTGGGTGCTGCACGACCAGGACCCGAACCTGCTGCGGCTGGCCGTCGCGCGGGCGCCGCGCGCCGCCGCCGACGGCAGCCCGGTCACGGTCACCACGCGGCGCGGTGACATCGGCCGGCTGACGGCGGCCGACCTCGACGGGGCCTCGCTGGTGACGGCGTCCGCGCTGCTCGACGTCCTCACCCGCGAGGAGATCGAGGCGCTCGCGGCGGCCTGCGCGGGCGCCGGTGTCCCCGCGCTGCTGACGCTCTCGGTCGTGGGCCGCGTGGACCTCGTCCCCGCGCACCCCATGGACGCCGAGATCGCCGAGGCGTTCAACGCCCACCAGCGCGCGAGCGATCTGCTCGGTCCGGACGCGATCACCACGGCGTGCGAGGCGTTCGCCCAGCGGGGGGCCACGGTCCGGGTCAACCCGAGCCCCTGGCAGCTCGACACGCGGCACACCGCGCTGACCGAGGAGTGGCTGCGGGGCTGGGTCGGCGCCGCCTGCGAGCAGCGCCCCGAACTCACCGAGCGTGCCGAGGCCTACCTCCGCGACCGCCTCGCGGCCAACGCCGCCGGTGAACTCCGCGTCGTCGTCCACCACAGCGACCTCCTGGCGCTGCCCCGACCGACGGGTGGAGCCTCATGACGGCACCGGTGGAGGAGACGGTCGAGACCCATCCACCGACGACGGCCGACCGCATACGCCTGCGCCCACGCGGAGTCCGCGCCCGGGTGAAGGCGGGCGCGCCTGCCGCGCGGGCGAGGGTCCGCGCGCTGACGCCCGGCACGCGCTCCCCCGAACCGCCGCCCACGGCTGCGGCAGCGGCGGCGGGGGTCCCGGTGCAGCGGTCCGGCGAACCGGCGTCCGCCGAAGGCCTCCAGGCGGCCGAGGCGAACGCGGCCGACTCGGCGGTGGCTGACGCGGCCGACGCGGTGGACGCGACCGACGACTCGGCCGGTGGCCGGAGTCGGGGCGGGGTCCCGGCGGCAGGCTCGCGGACAGCGCCGACGTCCCGCCAGGCAGCCCCGGTGCTCGCCGAGGCAGGCCCCGCGTCCCCCGAGGCAGCCCCGGCACTCTCCGAGACAAGCCTCGCGACCCGTGCGGGTTCGCCGCCCGCCGAGGCGAGCGTCGCGGCATCCCCGGCGGGCTCGGCGTCCTCCAAGGAAGCTCGCGTGTCCTCGCCCGTCACGGCGAGCGGTGGTGGGCCCGAGGGCCCCGTCGTGGTGCCCGCCGCGCCGGGCGACGTCGAACCCCCGGCGGTCTCCGTCAAGTTCACCCCCGCCTCCACCTTCGTCCGTGCCCTGCGCACCCACTTCGGCACCCTCGCCGGGACCGTGATCCTCGTGGTCGTGTTCTGGCGGATGGGCACCGGGGTGTTCGTCGACGGGCTGCGGCGGATCGACGGGGGGACGCTCGCGGCGGCTGTCGGGATCGGCGTGCTGACCACGGTGTTCAGCGCGTGGCGGTGGTGCGCGGTGACGCGGGCGCTGGGGCTGCGGCTGCCGCTCGGTCCGGCCGTCGCGGACTACTACCGGGCGCTCTTCCTCAACGCGGCGCTGCCCGGCGGCGTCCTCGGCGACGTGCACCGCGCGGTGCGGCACGGACAGAGCTCCGGCGACATGGGCCGGGGCGTGCGCGCGGTGGTGATCGAGCGCACCGCGGGCCAGTTGGTGCTGGCAGTCGTCGGCGTAACGGTCCTGCTGGTGCTGCCGTCCCCGGTGCTGGAGCAGACCCGCCGCGCGGCCGGTGTGACGGCGCTCGCCGCACTGGGCGCGCTGGCGATCTGGGCGGCGGTCCGCATGGGTCGCAGGCCGAGCGCGTCCGCGGGAGGCCGGGGCCGCAGGATCAGGGCCGTCCTCACCGAGGCGCGCGGCGTGCTGCTGCACCGCGACAGCGGGCCCGCCGTGCTGATCTCGTCCGTGGCGGTCCTGGCCGGATACGTGGCGACGTTCCTGCTCGCCGCCCACGTCGCCGGCTCCGCCGCGACCGCGCGGGAACTGCTGCCCCTCGCGCTGCTGGCCCTGATCGCGATGAGTCTGCCGCTCAACGTCGGCGGCTGGGGCCCCCGGGAGGGCGTCACCGCCTGGTCGTTCGGCGCCGCCGGACTGGGCGCCTCGCAGGGGCTGACCGTGGCCGTCGTCTACGGTGTGCTCAGCTTCGCGGCCGCCCTGCCGGGCGCGCTCGTGCTCGTCGGACGCTGGTACGGCTCCCTGCGGGCCCGCCGTCAGTCGTCCGCGGTGAGCAACGAGAAGTACGCCCCGAAGGATTCCACGAACCCTGCCAGCAACTCCTTCCCCTTCGCGGCGGACGCCAGGGACGGACGGCCGATCACACCGGAATCGGTGTAGGCCGACATACCGAGGGAGAGGAGATGACGGCGGTCGTCGGCAAGGAAATCGGTGGTCTCGTGACCGGGACGGACCAATTCGGGGTGGCAATGCAGAAGTATGGAGGTCTCGATTTCTCCCGCATGCATATCGCTGAGCAACGAGGTCTGTACGCCCGCCCGTTCGCGCGCGGCGTCCCAGTCCTCCATCGCCGGGAAAAGCGCCATTCGATGTCCCGTCGCGGTGGATTCCTGGACGACATTTCCCAGCACATAATTCCCACCGTGTCCGTTCACCACCACCAGCGCCTCGACGCCCGACCCGCGCAGGGACGCGGCGATGTCCCGCACCATCGCGTGCAGCGTCGTCGCGGAGATGCTGACGGTGCCGGGCCAGGCCGCGTGCTCGTGCGAGCAGGCGATGGTCACGGGCGGCAGGAGGTGCACCGGGTACGCGGCGGCTATCTCCCGGGCTATCGCGCAGGCGACCAGCGTGTCGGTGGCCAGGGGCAGATACGGACCGTGCTGCTCGTAGCTGCCGACCGGAAGCACCGCGACCTGCCGGCCCGCCGCCGCCCCCCGCGCCCGGACGTCCGCGGTGGTGTCCGTCGGTACAAGACTCGAACTGCTCATCTTTTCACGGCCTTTCGTCTCTGCTGATGCTCCGTCATTTTCGCATGACGTCAGGACTCACCAGATAGGAACCAGATCATGACA
This genomic stretch from Streptomyces deccanensis harbors:
- a CDS encoding CDP-alcohol phosphatidyltransferase family protein, which encodes MALINTYDGRLLLSETTVGAGAQVLLLAFLGTAIGLGPAGWLTGLAFGLATWAVLNRALLRTRTRTFGPANRVTLGRAILVGAVTALVADSFQSSPPVSLFVGLTAVALILDGVDGKVARRTGTSTALGARFDMEVDAFLILVLSVYVSMSMGPWVLLIGLMRYVFVAAAKVAPWLNNSLPHSMARKTVAAVQGVFLLVAASGLLPYAAGFGFVALALGSLLWSFGRDVVWLFRNREGAAEPTATTTATATATATARATATVHETVTVTIEPAVERRTAELVTS
- a CDS encoding NADP-dependent oxidoreductase, with product MRAMTQDAFGGPEVLREAELPRPVPGPGEILVRVHAAGVNPTDWKNRAFGLWQPEPLPVLGWDVSGVVEEVGLGVTLFKAGDEVFGMLPYPHGAGAYAEYAKAPARAFAHKPSNIDHVQAGALPLAALTAYQALVDTADVREGQRVLIHAAAGGVGHLAVQIAKARGAYVIGTASAGKHELLRELGADELIDYRTTDFVEVAGEVDVVLDTLAGDVRTRSVDVLGKGGTLVSILPLGGEEDAERAAARGARLEKLLVEADHGGMRAIAELVGQGKLRAHVEAVFPLAEAAKAHALGETDRTTGKIVLTVG
- a CDS encoding creatininase family protein, which translates into the protein MSSSSLVPTDTTADVRARGAAAGRQVAVLPVGSYEQHGPYLPLATDTLVACAIAREIAAAYPVHLLPPVTIACSHEHAAWPGTVSISATTLHAMVRDIAASLRGSGVEALVVVNGHGGNYVLGNVVQESTATGHRMALFPAMEDWDAARERAGVQTSLLSDMHAGEIETSILLHCHPELVRPGHETTDFLADDRRHLLSLGMSAYTDSGVIGRPSLASAAKGKELLAGFVESFGAYFSLLTADD
- a CDS encoding 6-pyruvoyl trahydropterin synthase family protein, producing the protein MFSITVRDHIMIAHSFRGEVFGPAQRLHGATFLVDATFRRAELDDDNIVVDIGLATQELGAVVSELNYRNLDNEPAFANTNTSTEFLAKVIADRLAERIHKGALGENAKGIANLTVTLHESHIAWASYERAL
- a CDS encoding zinc-dependent alcohol dehydrogenase, whose protein sequence is MKPTANAFWLRSPGQGEIREEALAAPADGEVLVRALYSGVSRGTETLVFRGRVPENQRAAMRAPFQEGDFPAPVKYGYLSVGRVEEGPDALLGRTVFCLYPHQSRYVVPVSAVTVVPESVPAARAVLAGTVETAVNALWDAAPLIGDRIAVVGGGMVGCSVAALLARYPGVRVQLVDADPARADIARALGVDFALPEEALGECDLVVHASASEQGLVRSLELLADEGTVIELSWYGDRRIALPLGEAFHSRRLTVRSSQVGTVSPAGRVGRTYADRLALALELLADARFDALVTGECAFEELPDVLPKLASGELPGMCHRVRYDVE
- a CDS encoding GlxA family transcriptional regulator, with product MSRLTGRTTSPHRVAVLALDGVYPFELGVPSRIFDATEGLYEVLTCTVDGRPVRSAADFAIAVEHGPEALSTADTVIVPSFGVSPAAARLVSTELPEPVAAALARIRPGTRVVSICTGAFVLAAAGLLDGRPATTHWALAELFRSRFPQVDLDPDVLFVDDGDILTSAGAASGIDLCLHLVRRDHGSEVANRVARRCVVPPWREGGQAQYIEQPVPQDPASGTAATRQWALERLDEPLALADLARHARMSLRTFARRFNDEVGVSPGRWLVQQRVARARHLLESTDLPVDEIAGHVGFATGTSLRQHLHAAIGVSPLTYRRTFRATAETPVPAGR
- a CDS encoding LacI family DNA-binding transcriptional regulator, whose amino-acid sequence is MAHPYTIREIARQAGLSQATVDRVLNGRGGVRESTAREVHQAVRDLDRQRTQVRIGGRTFMVDIVMQTPDRFSTAVREALEAELPSLHPAVVRSRFHFRETGPAAEMVRVLDRIGRRGSQGVILKAPDVPEVTAAVERLVAAGIPVVTYVTDLPGSPRCAYVGIDNRAAGATAAYLLRQWLGDRPGAVLVTISRSFYRNEEEREMGFRGVMRAVAPQRALVEVTDSDGLDATQRDLVLDALEREPEIAAVYSIGGGNTATLDAFAALGRAPHVFVAHDLDHDNTRLLREHRLSAVLHHDLRQDVRRACQTIMRAHQALPDEGPFLPSAIQVVTPYNMPPGAGAVTG
- a CDS encoding glycosyltransferase family 4 protein produces the protein MTDVTIDRAVVGTTAQASGATDGVSGAQVKGGAQANGGEHVRLGYVPVQNAALKNAAIIPMSLRSVHFVMPGGVDDPTRPSGGNAYDRRICLDLPGFGWQVHKHAIGGSWPRPDETARAELARTLSELPDGTVVLLDGLVACGVPEIILPEAERLCLAVLVHLPLGDETGLEPELAAELDAKERTTLRGVSAVIATSEWAVRRLVSHHGLAPERVHVAAPGADIAPLASGTDGVSRLLCVAAVTPRKGQHRLVEALATVTELRWSCVLVGGLDQDPEYVDHIRSLIAKFGLEDRFHLAGPQAGAELDASYAAADLMVLTSYAETYGMAVTEALARGIPVLATDVGGLPEAVGRAPDGGVPGILVPPENPAAIAAELRGWFGEADVRRRLKAAARGRRAALDGWATTARSLAHVLGRLRHEPRRAA
- a CDS encoding methyltransferase domain-containing protein — encoded protein: MTTSADMTMSAGGPLSTGGPLSTGATGSSGTPAAAGPVGPAGVAAGAPVGGVLSMAGRGGDTPAPEDHQYAPQWLELRESADADARAVDLLDPLRIRLANLPGRATGLTVHDLGCGTGSMGRWLAPRLDGAQRWVLHDQDPNLLRLAVARAPRAAADGSPVTVTTRRGDIGRLTAADLDGASLVTASALLDVLTREEIEALAAACAGAGVPALLTLSVVGRVDLVPAHPMDAEIAEAFNAHQRASDLLGPDAITTACEAFAQRGATVRVNPSPWQLDTRHTALTEEWLRGWVGAACEQRPELTERAEAYLRDRLAANAAGELRVVVHHSDLLALPRPTGGAS